CAATGAATATTAGTACTTTCACACAAAAATTTGTCAAGGATATTAAAATTCCTCTTGAGAAAATATATAGTCAGAACATCCGATGCTGTATTTTGCAAAATCTTTGGCACATAAAACTGTCTCAGTACTACAAAAATTTTTGGTAAATCTCTGAAAATTAAAGATTCTAAATTTCTTGAATGTTCAGTACAAATTTCATCTAAAgccagtggaaaaacaaagtgaGGGGGTGTGGCTTAGAATACACATACAAGGTAATGCAGAAACTATGTTTGGAGTAGAGCTGTAGAATAAAGCAATGTCTCTTGAATTTTAATTCAGTTCTTTAATTCAATTATTTAATTCAAGTTTTCTCATGAATTATTTTTCAAGAAACTGTGATGTGAACTGGGAAAAGTTCTGAGTCCTGGGTGAACTGGTGTGGAATGACTATAGATTTTGGTTTGTCTTGCTGAACAAATCTGCATATTATAAGTAGTTTGAACATAcgtgttctttttttcatggcgatgatgatgatgatgatggttgaACATAAAAAATCCAGTGTCTCTTGTTTAATTACAGAATAACGAGGCTGCACTGTGCAGAaatttatttggatttttttttctttttcagacttTGAGGTGAGAGATCGTTCAGCAGAAATCACAGGTGagtgatgatgccactgatctTTACATCTGCAAAGTTTAACAGCTGGCGATAAACATACTCCATGTTGTGTGTGGGATGTTGTAAATTACTATATCATGAACACTGAGTACAAATTATCACTAAAGTTTTTAAGCCGATGACATGAGTCTAGGTTTGGTTGGATGTTAATGTTTATGTGAGTTGAGACTGGAAATTAATAACAAGCCTCTGGTTGAGttgtagcacacacacattgcagatGTGCAAATCATTGACATCATCAAAGACTCACCTTTGATTTCGCCTGATCTGATTTTAAGGTGATCTTTTCTGAAAAAATCTTTGACATTAATCCATCAACTGaaagatgctgtttttttttttttttcctttataatATACTTTTCTATGATTATATGAAACTATGATCAGTGACACTGTATTGACAAAATTGAGCTGCTATTAATTACTTATGTTTAACTTGGTAAATGTAAAAGTTTTTATGTTACAGTACTGTGGTGTGTGGCTTCAGCTAAGGAGTCCATTACTAATTaactgcagtttttctttttaattaaccTTTTATTGGTTTCTATAATGGTcattaaacagtgaaaatgcCCTCACAAGTTTCCAGATCACAGTGCGTTGTCTTTATATGTCTTTTGTCCAGTTAACTTTTGCTTGCCACAGAATTTTGCTATGagtctaaaataaaaacatattttaaggAAATCTCATGTCACCTTCAGTGGTGATTAATTTCTGAATTGAAGAGGGTAAGGCAGATAAATATCACGTCCTGTTGGACAGTCCCAGGGGTTTAGTTAGTAACATTACACGTTTCTGTTCCTGCTCTGATCATAATAAGGGAAAGGATACCCACAGCATCTCTCATGCTGTAGCTGTCCTTTATAATTCTGTCTTTATACTGTGTTTATAGgtgcagctccagctccataCATCCGGATCCTTAATGCCACAGACGCTGGGGTTCTGCTTCAGTGTGAGGTTCGAGGTGCTTCTCCAAAGCCGAAGGTCGAGTGGCAAGACAGTGATGGGAACGTTCTTCCTGCTGAGGAGCCACAGGTGTCTGAAAGCGGAGGCCGCTACAACGTCACCCTCCGCACCACTGTAACCAAGACAACAAGCAACCACTTCCACTGTGTAGCCAAGCAGGAGGACTTCGGTCACAGGATTGAAGGCGACATCTATTTGCCAGGTGAGATAACCCCATGAGgtgttttttatatatatatacagttatagttatagttatatagtttgtttttttttcatggagcCTGGACACATTAGTTGTTCTTTGAGTAGCTTTGTGCGCTACATGACATAGTACACACAATTaaatgtcattgtttttgtttgttttcctcagagAAACTCTTTGAGGACAGGTCCCTCTACGTAGCGATTGGATTCATAGGTGGATGGTTTTTTGGAATTCTGACTCTGGCAGTGGCTCTGGCTCTATGTgtatacacaaaacacaactcgAAACGCTTGCTGAAAGGTAAGTTTAAATAAGTTAAAATAATTGTATCAACAGATTCATTATGTGCCACCATCAACATAACAGATACTTTGAACATTGTAGTATCCAGAGTGTCAGCATCTCTGTTGTCTTCTCAGACATAATGTGTTCTGTTGGTATTTACATCCAATACTAATTCTATTGAgaattcaagattcaagattcaaagattcaaagggtttattgtcatttgcacagtaaggaaacaggtttccctgtacaatgaaattcttactttgctcttcacccagaatgccatacaaaaaCGTtgtgagtaaaataaaatagataaataatagtatttacaaaatattaacaagagcataagtgaaaaaaagttacataaaatataaactgtactgatatatacaaatcagctgttgtgcaaattctgctgagagtgaagtgaagactgtgcaaaagaactgttatgtgaacagtgcggtatgtgtgcagttattaaggtgcagaacagtaataaataataacagtcagtATGTGCAAAAGTTGCAGCCTGTTATTACAGACTCCTGTCAGCTGTTGAGGAGTCTGATGGCAGACGggaagaaagagtttttaagtCTGGTGGTCCTGCACTTCACACTCCTGTACCTCCGGCctgaagggaggagagtgaacagaccttgttgtgggtgggtggggtccttGATGATGGAGGCAGCTCTCCTGTGGACTCTGCGCTGGTagatgctctgcagagagggcaaaaaaaaaagaaacctgtcTGTTGTATGCAAACCCTGCATGGCATCTGTGcagtacagaaaataaaaaaagcacgctaaaaacaacaaaaaaacggCATTCGAGAGCGACGCGAGCAAACACGTTCGCCTCGGGGGGGGCCATCTTGCATCAGAATATGCTCTACAGTGTTCCTACGCAAGTATggaagtttggattttttttattttatacatttccaGGTTTGGAAAAgtatggaaaatggaaactattGTATGGAAAAATATTAATGTTTCCAAGACTATTAccactgctttattttttaaaacataaaattatgaatatctaaaaaaagaaatggatcaATCTGTTTTTAAAGCCCTTAGCAGTGcagctaaaatgtttgtgtgagagcacACAGTAAGCTATGcgtcatagactgtataaaacagcaATGCGTTAATAAGATAGATCCATGGCTACGCGTCCCAGAAAACATTTGAGCAGATTGACAAGTTGAATGCCCAGCCCTCTACTCTTATCCTCCTCCAACCCATTGGCCCGCCCAGGTGTCATCaagtttcactgctgcttcGACAGACGGGTGATGTCCACACTGTGAGCGAGCTATTCAAAATGCCTCTTTATGATCGTTGACAGAACTCGTTATGGGTAAATGTGAATTCTCTGACGACTGGCTCATATATCCCAAATATAAAGACTGGTTGGATAAGGATCCCAAAATGATAAAGAAAGCTAAATGCAGACTTTGTGTGAAATTGTTTGATATCTCCAACATGGGGGAGGCGGTGGATGTGGTTTGAATTTGTCTGGGTTTGGTCTTTATTTGTATGAGCTACATTACCTAGTTATAATCTTCTGGAAATTATTTGGTGACATAATGGcatatatatattcagaataATGAAAGCAAACAATAAATTCCATAATTTATTTACATAATACACATCTATTTACTCAAATGTCacaaattattaatttttttttttttacagagaagtCTAGAAATTAGGGTCTGGAAAAAGTATGGAATTTTGAAATTTCAAATGTGTAGGAACCCTGGCTCTATGAAGCCTCTGGTTGTAAGACTGATGTCAGTAAGTGAGGCTTCAAATATTTGATTAGCTCCAAAATTGGTTTTGTAAAATTAAGAGCATCATGGTTTTCTCAGCTTGGCTCAGAAAACCATGATGCTCTTACTCAGTGGCAAAATCTGCAGGCCTGTCTCATGACAGAGGATTTTTATtcttgaaataattaaaaatatttgttgttttgtgcttcattaacatgtgtgtgtgtttgttgtcatcTAGTTTGGGACCAAagtactgtattttaaaaaagcagagtTATTGGTTGAACAGGAGATGGGCTCCATGATGTTCTTTGTTTAGAGCTGGTTCATAGTATGGAGGCCTCCTGATTAATGAACACAGACGTTCCCAGTTGAGTGATTCGTCTCTGTGCCTCCGTTAGTGTTTATGATCtgtaacaacaacacagaaTGAACTGTCAGTGTAACAAGCACAATACAATTCAATGTGTAAagatatgtaaataaaacatatgtAAAGTCTGTAATTACAAACTACATATATTAGCGTTCCATACAAGCTAACATACAGCCTCCCAGGGGCTATAGGCTAACCGCTAGCATACAGGCTACTAAATAATTAAGATAGCGCTTAATTTCAAACATTACACCTTTGAGCAGGTACGCAATACAATGACACACGATGGAGGTTAACAGGTGAACACCGCTAACAGGCAGAGGAACGTAAACTAACCTCTGTATTACGCTGTACACCTGCGGCCGAGGTGCGTTCAGGGTCAGCCTGTAACTTAAAGCTCTGATGAGTTACAAGAACTGGGTAAAGTAAATTAACATCGATATATCAAACCCTTTATATTATATTAACTCACAGCATCATTAACAGCAAAGTGCTGCATGTGACAGTACAGTGAGTTTCAGTGAGATCTTTGATCATGACTGTGTAATGGGCAGAGCTGGATGAAACTCAAATAATCACACATTATTAAATGTGACAGTGATTtcacaggtgacaggtgtaggTTGATGATTTCAGTAACGCTAAACTAAAAGTTAACTTTATGTGATATatacttttgttttcctttctgcagGTTTTTTCCAGCGGAGAAACGGTTCTTCAGAGGGGATATTTGCACCAGTTCAGTCAGCTTCTTGTTCTGGTTCCAGTCCTGCAGAGGAGCCTCTTAGATCAGTTCAGTCAGCTCCCTGTCCTGATTCCAGTCTTTCAGAAGAGCCACTTGAATCAGGTAGTGCTTGTTGGCTGTACATCTGTAATCAGTGAGTGCATGTATAGAGGATCTTTCTCAGTGGTCAGTCAATGGTTGGAATGACAGAGTGGTTTTGATAAAACACGTTACAGTAAGAGCTGtgtcgataaaatcgattctcctattctcattttattttgttaggATTGATATGTACGTGCTCACGTACGAATTtgcgtcatcgaattcacgcatgcgcgcgtggtgtgaagctaccaaacaatgaacatcgtcagacagtaagcaatgcttagttaacgttaaaaataaaaaagtgcaaacttgggcattactaaattacgtcggacagtaagcactGCGTACTGTCTGAtgccatgttcattgtttggtagcttcacaccacgcgcgcatgcgtgaatttGATGACGCACGTTCGTATGCGAGCAAGTACGTATCAATCCTTAcgaaataaaatgagaataggagaatcgattttatcgacaCAGCTCTAGTTACAGTATACAAACAGTCCAGACCTTAAGTTGGACAGTGAGACATTTTTCCTTTGAGCCTCAGCACATTCAACTATAAATAAACTACAGTATCCTACAGTAAAGGTTCAGATAAGTGTAGAAAGAGCTGTGTGGCAGCTACAGGTCTCTGATAGAttggtgcttttttttaatcttcattaTCATCTTCATCACTTACATGGTCACCTCTTTGCGCCTGATATTGACAGACAGCTCCACCTCATTCTAAAAACCAAGTGTCAGTCACCTCTGAGGTATGAGTGAGCTCTTCTATGCACTGCACACACTAACATTGAAATGACATACAACTGCCCCAAAAAACATCtgtcatagaaaatgaatgagatAAAGTTAAGGTGAATTACAATAAGTAATTTAAATTATACAGATGGACTCAAACCTAAAAGTTAAGTGGGGCTCAGACCAAAGGCGTCGGCCACTGAGTGATCAGAGGACCTGTTAGACCTGCTGGTCCCTCGCTCTCAGGTTCATGATAAAATCAGCAGAATAGGATtcgtcgtttttttttttttgtgccttaaAACATCAGGAAAAAATACAGCTTCTGCTGGTGACACGAGGCAATAATGGTTGATACAGTTTCCACTTGTAAAATTGGCTAAAAGCCACCATCAGCATTTAGTATAAGCTGTGAGCATTGTTCAGCTTCAGCCTGAATAAAGATGAATGTTATTTATGTTATAGTtcagatgaagagacagaaactaTATTTCAGAACTGAGACTAAGAAATGAACTGAACGGGAATGTTCCCAGTCACTTGgattttagagaaaaaaatggtgataaaatcacagctttaattttttaaaaacgtCTTTAAAGTGCCAGGATGCTACTGAACTAATgcttgtaaatattttatatctTTATGTGAAGATTTTTAAAGTGTAAAATTGAATATAATTATGAAGTTACCTGTTTATATTCTagactctgatgtttttttttacatgttactGGTACTGTTCAAACAGTACGATCCTGATTGTGTTATGAGAGACTGTTTCATACATAAAGACAATTATGCTTTCTCATtaaggctttgtgtgtgtgtgtgtgtgtgtgtgtgtgtgtgtgtgtgtgtgtgtgtgtgtgtgtgtgtgtgtgtgtgtgtgtgtgtgtgtgtgtgtgtgagtgagtgagtgagtgagtgagtgagtgagtgagtgagtgagtgagtgagtgagtgagtgagtgagtgagtgagtgagtgagtgagtgagagatatgcatgtgtgtgagtgtgtgtaaagaAAAGTCTAAGATCTGTGTGCAATATCTGTTATACatagtatataaaatatattttggcAGCAACCTTTTTCTGACATTGTATTTTTTAAGATGAACTTTAAGCTGTCAGTTTAAGTCAATAAAACATTGTTGTTTAATGTTTGTCATTAATGGTGAATCCACAACACAGCAGTTTGTTTGGTGAGTAGGAAAAAAACGTGAGTATTTACATCTActgcagaggtgtccaaactgttccacaaagggccggtgtggctgcaggtttctgttccaaccaagcagcagcacaccagacctgaatcatttaatcaactgaactcagtcttcagacagttgattggtcaaactgtgtgctcatGATTGGTTGGAActaaaacctgcagccacaccggccctttgtggaacagtttggacacctctgatctaCTGTCATACACGTCACAGTTTATAGCCATGCTAACACAACAAAGACTTTTATATACAAGAAATACTCATCAGCATCATTGTACAAAGGATTTTACCATCACAGAAAAATCACTGTCTGGATTTTTCATTGATGCAAAATACACAGAGTAATAATAAACCTCCCGTCAGCTGCCCCGAAATCAGCGGACGAATGAGACAAAAGGAGCTTGTACTGTTTGCTGTTGTCCAggtttaaaaacagttttacatCAGGAAGTACAAGGCgacacagtcacagtctacATGTGTACAAGGTTTGCCCTTTATGATCAGTATAAATACTCTCCCCTTCTTTATGTACAGACCGACCCGTCTCCTCTGAGCACTGGACGTCAGCTCAACCTTCACTGcagcatttacacacaaacactcaacaaACCAACACAAACTACAAACTGTTCAGTGGCTTCAGTGTCGCACTGTGCAGCACCGACTGTGTGACTGCATCGCATTTATCAGGACACTTTGCTTTAAAAAATCCCTTCTCTCAGCTTCTCTCAAACAACTCAGTAAAAAAATCGGAATAATTCAAACTGGACAtcgaattaaaaaaaaaaaaaaggatcatcTGAAACTTTTTGCATAGTTTATcttcagctgtcaacctgtgaTTCTCTGACaacaattttaattttaatgtttgtacttttactttgaaaatgtttaattttgaaaGAGCAGTTTCTACACTGTGGTATCACTGCTGCCACTGAGGTGAACGATCAGAGTCTCAAACCAGGTCTCACAGGTACAGTTACCACTGATttagacaaagagaaaacagatgcaTCAACAGCCACAAAGAAAAAGGTAAAGACGAACTAGACCGTCCTGATTCAGCACTTCAAATTCACCCATTCATATCAACATTTGTCAGTAataaagggatttttttttatccttcagaaaggaagaggagacatcagtgatttattttaaactttctCTCACCATCTGATGTAAAAGCCACAAACACCAGGAATCTGaggtgaaaacagaaagaagaagaaactctTCTTTTTTGTAATGCGATTAAAATCAATATATAATTTACAGTGATGATgcctgtaaagttggctattttaacatgggggtcaatggagaattgcttacttctggagccagcagcagctgaggaactgcagctttttgaacgcggcagtgatcctcactgctgaaacctaca
This region of Toxotes jaculatrix isolate fToxJac2 chromosome 3, fToxJac2.pri, whole genome shotgun sequence genomic DNA includes:
- the LOC121179850 gene encoding butyrophilin subfamily 2 member A1-like isoform X3; protein product: MFSPKTQTSLLHFICLLTFTGITRGQSHGSVVKVVDGRQAILPCSLGPEQNIQQMVFDWKKDGGKEVFFYDAGIHYNNGRSGQDEQFKGRVSHFEEQLRHGNASIMIRNTKVADSGNYTCVFPLLKPERKTFNIELIVGAAPAPYIRILNATDAGVLLQCEVRGASPKPKVEWQDSDGNVLPAEEPQVSESGGRYNVTLRTTVTKTTSNHFHCVAKQEDFGHRIEGDIYLPEKLFEDRSLYVAIGFIGGWFFGILTLAVALALCVYTKHNSKRLLKGFFQRRNGSSEGIFAPVQSASCSGSSPAEEPLRSVQSAPCPDSSLSEEPLESGSACWLYICNQ
- the LOC121179850 gene encoding putative selection and upkeep of intraepithelial T-cells protein 1 homolog isoform X4 encodes the protein MFSPKTQTSLLHFICLLTFTGITRGQSHGSVVKVVDGRQAILPCSLGPEQNIQQMVFDWKKDGGKEVFFYDAGIHYNNGRSGQDEQFKGRVSHFEEQLRHGNASIMIRNTKVADSGNYTCVFPLLKPERKTFNIELIVDFEVRDRSAEITGAAPAPYIRILNATDAGVLLQCEVRGASPKPKVEWQDSDGNVLPAEEPQVSESGGRYNVTLRTTVTKTTSNHFHCVAKQEDFGHRIEGDIYLPEKLFEDRSLYVAIGFIGGWFFGILTLAVALALCVYTKHNSKRLLKGFFQRRNGSSEGIFAPVQSAPCPDSSLSEEPLESGSACWLYICNQ
- the LOC121179850 gene encoding butyrophilin subfamily 2 member A1-like isoform X1 produces the protein MFSPKTQTSLLHFICLLTFTGITRGQSHGSVVKVVDGRQAILPCSLGPEQNIQQMVFDWKKDGGKEVFFYDAGIHYNNGRSGQDEQFKGRVSHFEEQLRHGNASIMIRNTKVADSGNYTCVFPLLKPERKTFNIELIVDFEVRDRSAEITGAAPAPYIRILNATDAGVLLQCEVRGASPKPKVEWQDSDGNVLPAEEPQVSESGGRYNVTLRTTVTKTTSNHFHCVAKQEDFGHRIEGDIYLPEKLFEDRSLYVAIGFIGGWFFGILTLAVALALCVYTKHNSKRLLKGFFQRRNGSSEGIFAPVQSASCSGSSPAEEPLRSVQSAPCPDSSLSEEPLESGSACWLYICNQ
- the LOC121179850 gene encoding butyrophilin subfamily 2 member A1-like isoform X2, producing MNKAGQKSEVNHCHIQTELSGSVVKVVDGRQAILPCSLGPEQNIQQMVFDWKKDGGKEVFFYDAGIHYNNGRSGQDEQFKGRVSHFEEQLRHGNASIMIRNTKVADSGNYTCVFPLLKPERKTFNIELIVDFEVRDRSAEITGAAPAPYIRILNATDAGVLLQCEVRGASPKPKVEWQDSDGNVLPAEEPQVSESGGRYNVTLRTTVTKTTSNHFHCVAKQEDFGHRIEGDIYLPEKLFEDRSLYVAIGFIGGWFFGILTLAVALALCVYTKHNSKRLLKGFFQRRNGSSEGIFAPVQSASCSGSSPAEEPLRSVQSAPCPDSSLSEEPLESGSACWLYICNQ